From the genome of Paraburkholderia flava, one region includes:
- a CDS encoding LysR substrate-binding domain-containing protein, giving the protein MRRLPPLNALQIFETVARHRSFTRAADHLCLTQGAVSRQILALEEYYRFPLFKRHAKGLTLTAEGELLLPAVKESFARIEEISLRLTRQRTDLALKVPTCVMRWMLPKIMRFQAGNPELHVQITTTWQHDVDFQGEPFDAAIIYGTSPGVDVQAVPLFEERLTPVCTPELLRDKPLASVADLARHTLLHPTRDHRDWKMWLDYVDVSDIDASLGPSFDTLDLATNAALQGFGVAISDLALIDEDVAAKRLVRPFDAVLTTGARYYFVYPDAVAHQQKVRLFHDWIAAHWAD; this is encoded by the coding sequence ATGCGCCGACTTCCTCCACTAAACGCGCTACAGATCTTCGAAACGGTCGCGCGCCATCGCAGCTTCACGCGCGCGGCGGATCACCTGTGTCTGACGCAAGGCGCGGTCAGCCGGCAGATTCTCGCGCTCGAGGAGTACTACCGGTTCCCGCTGTTCAAGCGGCACGCGAAAGGGCTGACGCTCACCGCCGAAGGCGAACTGCTGCTACCCGCAGTCAAGGAGAGCTTTGCGCGCATCGAGGAAATTTCGCTGCGTCTCACACGACAGCGCACCGACCTCGCGCTGAAGGTGCCGACCTGCGTGATGCGCTGGATGCTGCCGAAGATCATGCGCTTCCAGGCGGGCAACCCGGAACTGCACGTGCAGATCACGACGACGTGGCAGCACGACGTCGATTTCCAGGGCGAGCCGTTCGATGCGGCGATCATCTACGGCACGTCGCCGGGCGTGGACGTCCAGGCGGTGCCGCTGTTCGAGGAACGCCTGACGCCCGTCTGCACGCCGGAGTTGTTGCGGGACAAGCCGCTCGCGTCGGTTGCGGATCTCGCGCGTCACACGCTGCTGCATCCGACACGCGATCATCGCGACTGGAAAATGTGGCTCGATTACGTCGACGTCAGCGATATCGACGCGTCGCTCGGCCCGAGCTTCGATACGCTCGATCTCGCGACGAATGCGGCGCTACAGGGATTCGGCGTCGCGATCAGCGATCTCGCGCTGATCGACGAGGACGTCGCCGCGAAGCGGCTGGTGCGCCCGTTCGACGCGGTACTGACGACCGGCGCGCGCTACTACTTCGTTTATCCGGATGCGGTCGCGCATCAGCAGAAGGTGCGGCTGTTCCACGACTGGATTGCCGCGCACTGGGCGGATTAG
- a CDS encoding cytochrome c — MNRTFKLAGSAVFAAVIACAAWPAFAQNGNASVDDALVQRGAYLAKVGDCVACHSAPRGKPFAGGLPMTTPMGAIYTTNITPDPDTGIGRYTEEDFSRALREGVAKDGHNLYPAMPYPSYAKVNDDDTRALYAYFMHGVAPVKQANRESDIKWPMNMRWPLALWNMVFLDKGVYQDKAGKDVAWNRGAYLIQGLGHCGSCHTPRGVAFQEKALDETGSSYLSGSLLDGWFAANLTGAHNTGLGRWSEQDVALFLKTGANQHASAFGSMTSVINNSTQAMNDTDVTAMASYLKSLPPVGGNGAAPYTYDAQATKVSLARPANDAGARVYTAYCMHCHGVDGRGFAPMLAPLAGNPNVLETDPSSLVNVTLNGTGDLVIQGIPAPYPMPKYAPVLNDQQIADVLTFIRAGWNNHAPAVSAGDVAKLRKSTQAAR, encoded by the coding sequence ATGAATCGCACATTCAAGCTTGCGGGCTCGGCTGTCTTCGCTGCTGTCATCGCGTGCGCCGCATGGCCCGCGTTTGCGCAGAACGGCAATGCATCGGTCGACGATGCGCTCGTCCAGCGCGGCGCGTATCTCGCGAAGGTCGGTGATTGCGTCGCATGTCACTCGGCGCCGCGCGGCAAGCCGTTCGCGGGCGGCCTGCCGATGACCACGCCAATGGGCGCAATCTACACGACCAACATTACGCCGGATCCGGACACGGGCATCGGCCGCTACACGGAGGAAGACTTCTCGCGCGCGCTGCGCGAAGGCGTCGCGAAGGACGGTCACAACCTCTATCCGGCGATGCCTTATCCGTCGTACGCGAAGGTCAACGACGACGACACCCGCGCGCTCTACGCGTACTTCATGCACGGTGTAGCCCCCGTGAAGCAGGCGAACCGCGAGTCAGACATCAAGTGGCCGATGAACATGCGCTGGCCGCTTGCGCTGTGGAACATGGTGTTCCTCGACAAGGGCGTGTACCAGGACAAGGCCGGAAAGGACGTTGCGTGGAATCGCGGCGCGTATCTGATCCAGGGGCTCGGCCACTGCGGCTCATGTCATACGCCGCGCGGCGTCGCGTTCCAGGAGAAGGCACTCGACGAAACCGGCAGCAGCTATCTGAGCGGCAGCCTGCTCGACGGCTGGTTCGCGGCGAACCTCACCGGCGCGCACAACACCGGGCTCGGGCGCTGGTCCGAGCAGGACGTCGCGCTGTTCCTGAAAACCGGTGCGAACCAGCATGCGTCGGCGTTCGGTTCGATGACGAGCGTGATCAACAACAGCACGCAGGCGATGAACGATACCGACGTCACCGCGATGGCGAGCTATCTGAAGTCGCTGCCGCCGGTGGGCGGCAACGGCGCGGCGCCGTACACGTACGATGCGCAGGCGACGAAGGTGTCGCTCGCGCGTCCGGCAAACGATGCGGGCGCCCGTGTGTACACCGCGTACTGCATGCATTGCCATGGTGTCGACGGACGCGGCTTCGCGCCGATGCTCGCGCCGCTCGCGGGCAATCCGAACGTGCTCGAAACCGATCCGTCGTCGCTCGTCAACGTGACGCTGAATGGTACCGGCGATCTGGTGATTCAGGGCATTCCGGCGCCGTACCCGATGCCGAAGTACGCACCGGTGCTGAACGACCAGCAGATCGCCGACGTGCTGACCTTCATCCGCGCGGGGTGGAACAACCATGCGCCGGCAGTATCGGCGGGGGATGTGGCGAAGCTGCGCAAGTCGACCCAGGCGGCGCGATAA
- a CDS encoding transporter substrate-binding domain-containing protein, which produces MRSPSLIRRARRFVPAATAAAVLLSSFVPMAHADALDTIAKSGVVRIGVFEDYPPFGSIGPDMKPQGYDIDVADLIGKGLGAKVELVQVTGDNRMAYLADHKADLLLSVGQTPERAKVIDFSQPYAPYYLAVFGPKTLAVKNANDLAGKTISVARGTLEDLSVSKIAPATATIKRFDDPNGAISAFISGQVQLLVVGNDVGATILARHPANDPEQKFSLFSSPDHVGLNKNEPRLLHKVDDTIARARKDGTMNAISQKWLRAPLPADL; this is translated from the coding sequence ATGCGCTCCCCTTCTTTGATCCGACGTGCCCGTCGGTTTGTCCCGGCGGCCACTGCTGCTGCCGTGCTGTTGTCGTCCTTCGTGCCGATGGCTCACGCGGACGCACTCGATACGATCGCGAAGTCCGGCGTCGTGCGCATCGGCGTGTTCGAGGATTACCCGCCGTTCGGCTCGATCGGTCCGGACATGAAGCCGCAAGGCTATGACATCGACGTCGCTGACCTGATCGGCAAGGGGCTCGGCGCGAAGGTCGAACTCGTGCAGGTGACCGGCGACAACCGGATGGCCTACCTCGCCGACCACAAGGCCGACCTGCTGCTGTCAGTGGGTCAGACGCCCGAGCGTGCGAAGGTCATCGATTTCTCGCAGCCGTACGCGCCGTACTACCTCGCCGTGTTCGGTCCGAAAACACTAGCAGTGAAGAACGCGAACGATCTGGCCGGCAAGACGATTTCGGTCGCGCGTGGCACGCTTGAGGACCTGAGCGTCAGCAAGATCGCGCCCGCCACCGCGACGATCAAACGCTTCGACGATCCGAACGGCGCCATTTCTGCATTTATTTCTGGTCAGGTACAGTTGCTCGTGGTCGGCAACGACGTCGGCGCGACGATTCTGGCGCGTCATCCCGCCAACGATCCCGAGCAGAAGTTCTCGCTGTTCAGTTCGCCGGATCACGTCGGCCTGAACAAGAACGAGCCGCGTCTGCTGCACAAGGTCGACGACACCATCGCGCGCGCCCGCAAGGACGGCACGATGAACGCGATCTCGCAGAAGTGGCTGCGTGCGCCGCTGCCGGCCGACCTGTAA
- a CDS encoding acyl-CoA dehydrogenase family protein: MIRSQETLNLLLDSISRFVRERLVPNEELVAETDQIPAALLDEMRELGLFGLCLPEEYGGLGLTMEEEVLAAIELGMTSPAFRSAIGSNNGIGSTGIVLDGTPAQKEKYLPRLASGELIGSFCLTEPEAGSDAASLRTTAVRDGDHYVLNGTKRFITNAPEAGVFTVMARTDPAGKGADAISAFVVEAGTPGLSLGKTDRKMGQKGAHTCDVIFDNCRVPAENLIGEREGVGFKTAMKTLDKGRLHIAAVATGAAQRMLSDAVRYALERKQFGKPIAEFQLIQAMLADSQAEIYASRCMIVDAAKRRDAGERVTSEASCAKMFATEMCGRVADRAVQIFGGAGYMSEYGIERFYRDVRLFRIYEGTTQIQQIVIARELLRTFGG; this comes from the coding sequence GTGATTCGTAGCCAGGAAACCTTGAACCTGTTGCTGGACAGCATCTCGCGATTCGTCCGGGAGCGACTCGTCCCGAACGAGGAACTCGTCGCCGAGACTGACCAGATCCCCGCCGCGCTGCTCGACGAGATGCGCGAACTCGGTCTGTTCGGGCTCTGCCTGCCTGAAGAATACGGCGGACTCGGCCTGACGATGGAAGAAGAAGTGCTCGCGGCGATCGAACTCGGGATGACGTCGCCGGCGTTTCGCTCGGCGATCGGCAGCAACAACGGTATCGGGTCGACCGGCATCGTGCTCGACGGGACGCCCGCGCAGAAAGAAAAATACCTGCCACGGCTTGCGTCCGGCGAACTGATCGGCTCGTTCTGCCTGACCGAGCCGGAAGCGGGCTCGGACGCCGCATCGCTGCGCACGACCGCCGTACGCGACGGCGATCACTACGTGCTCAACGGCACGAAGCGCTTCATCACGAACGCGCCCGAGGCCGGCGTGTTCACCGTGATGGCCCGCACCGATCCGGCGGGCAAGGGTGCCGACGCGATCTCCGCGTTCGTCGTCGAGGCGGGTACGCCGGGGCTGTCGCTCGGCAAGACCGATCGCAAGATGGGTCAGAAGGGCGCGCATACCTGCGACGTGATCTTCGACAACTGCCGGGTGCCGGCGGAAAACCTGATCGGCGAGCGGGAAGGTGTCGGCTTCAAGACCGCGATGAAGACGCTCGACAAGGGACGTCTGCATATCGCGGCGGTCGCGACCGGCGCCGCGCAGCGGATGCTCTCCGATGCCGTGCGCTATGCACTCGAGCGCAAGCAGTTCGGCAAACCGATCGCCGAATTCCAGCTGATCCAGGCGATGCTCGCGGATAGCCAGGCGGAAATCTACGCATCGCGCTGCATGATCGTCGATGCGGCGAAGCGTCGCGATGCGGGCGAGCGGGTCACGAGCGAGGCATCGTGCGCGAAGATGTTCGCGACGGAGATGTGCGGGCGGGTCGCGGACCGTGCAGTGCAGATTTTCGGCGGCGCGGGCTACATGAGCGAGTACGGGATCGAGCGGTTCTATCGCGACGTGCGGCTGTTTCGCATCTACGAAGGCACGACGCAGATCCAGCAGATCGTGATCGCACGCGAGTTGCTGCGGACGTTCGGCGGATAG
- a CDS encoding amino acid ABC transporter permease yields MIEFTLWDIARNLLLAARWTLLLSLIAFVGGGVVGLVLLAARVSPVAWLRRAVILYVELFQGTPLLMQLFIAFFGLPLVGIDVSPWLAATVTLTLYTSAYLVDIWRGCVEAVPRGQWAAGASLGMTFGQQLRYIVWPQALKIGVAPTVGFLVQVVKSTALTSIIGFTELTKTGTMITNAAFRPFPIYGMVALLYFAMCFPLTWYARVLEKRQKVGQHR; encoded by the coding sequence ATGATCGAATTCACGCTGTGGGACATCGCCCGCAACCTGCTGCTCGCGGCGCGCTGGACATTGCTGCTGTCGTTGATCGCGTTCGTCGGTGGTGGCGTGGTGGGTCTCGTGCTGCTCGCCGCGCGCGTCTCGCCGGTCGCGTGGCTGCGTCGCGCGGTGATTCTCTACGTCGAGCTGTTTCAGGGCACGCCGCTGCTGATGCAGCTGTTCATCGCGTTCTTCGGTTTGCCGCTCGTCGGCATCGACGTGTCGCCATGGCTCGCGGCAACGGTCACGCTGACGCTCTACACGAGCGCGTATCTCGTCGACATCTGGCGCGGCTGTGTCGAAGCAGTGCCGCGCGGCCAGTGGGCCGCAGGCGCGAGTCTCGGGATGACGTTTGGCCAGCAATTACGCTACATCGTGTGGCCGCAGGCGTTGAAGATCGGCGTTGCGCCGACCGTCGGCTTTCTGGTGCAGGTCGTGAAGAGCACGGCGCTCACGTCAATCATCGGCTTCACCGAACTGACGAAGACCGGCACGATGATCACCAACGCAGCGTTCCGGCCGTTTCCGATCTACGGGATGGTCGCGCTGCTGTACTTCGCGATGTGCTTCCCGCTGACGTGGTACGCCCGCGTGCTCGAAAAACGGCAGAAGGTCGGGCAGCATCGCTGA
- a CDS encoding xanthine dehydrogenase family protein molybdopterin-binding subunit, which translates to MSQGLLDAQNGDSRGSRGSSITRRTFLKFGVTVGVATGGGLLLGFSLPALSQGDQATGAARKSVIGGDGDESPQNGVFAPNAFIQIDTAGKVTMVIPKVEMGQGVYTSIPMLIAEELEVSLDNVTIDHAPPNEKLFMDPNLGGQLTGGSTSIRYAWEPMRRAGATARVLLVSAAAQQWQVDPASCHAENGQVIHSASNRSIGYGQLVNAAAKLPAPQNVPLKKPQDFKLIGTPVKRLDSPEKVDGSAQFGLDVRLPGMVYAAIVNCPVFGGMLASVDDTNAKKIPGVRQVVKVDNAVAVIGDHTWAAKRGAAALDIKWNEGAAANLSMKQIVAELAQASQRNGAVARKEGDVGKAFSNAKTRVDAVYQQPFLAHATMEPINCTVHVQPDQCEIWVGTQVPTRARDAGAAVTGLPADKIIVHNFLLGGGFGRRLEVDAITQALKIGKVIGVPVKVVWTREEDIQHDMYRPYYYDVISAGLDANGKPIAWQHRIVGSSIMARFAPPAFKNGLDPDAVEVAADLPYDLPNQLVDYVRQEPATIPTAFWRGVGPTRGTFVVESFVDELAAQAKVDPVKYRRDLLGKSPRALNVLDVATKAAGWDGTARPKGQGRGVSVMHAFGSFFSMVVDVTIDQGEVTVNHVYCAVDCGMTVNPNTIEAQVQGGIIFGITAALYSEITIADGRVQQNNFTDYRMLRIDQTPPIEVHIVKSGEAPGGIGEPGTSALAPALANAIYAATGTRLHHLPVGAQLKTA; encoded by the coding sequence ATGTCTCAGGGACTCCTCGACGCACAGAACGGCGACTCGCGCGGCTCACGCGGCTCAAGCATTACGCGGCGCACTTTCCTCAAATTCGGCGTCACGGTAGGCGTCGCGACGGGTGGCGGTCTGCTGCTCGGCTTCAGCCTGCCGGCGCTCAGTCAGGGCGACCAGGCCACAGGGGCCGCACGCAAGAGCGTGATCGGCGGCGACGGTGACGAGTCGCCGCAAAACGGCGTATTCGCACCGAACGCATTCATCCAGATCGACACGGCGGGCAAGGTCACGATGGTGATCCCGAAGGTCGAGATGGGTCAGGGCGTGTACACGTCGATCCCGATGTTGATCGCCGAAGAGCTCGAAGTGTCGCTCGACAACGTGACGATCGACCACGCACCGCCGAACGAAAAGCTGTTCATGGACCCGAACCTCGGCGGCCAGCTGACCGGCGGCTCGACGTCGATCCGCTACGCGTGGGAACCGATGCGCCGCGCCGGCGCGACCGCACGCGTGCTGCTCGTCAGCGCAGCCGCGCAGCAGTGGCAGGTGGATCCCGCGTCATGCCACGCGGAAAACGGCCAGGTGATCCACTCGGCAAGCAATCGCAGCATCGGCTACGGCCAGCTCGTCAATGCCGCTGCGAAACTGCCGGCACCGCAGAACGTGCCGCTGAAAAAACCGCAGGACTTCAAGCTGATCGGCACGCCCGTGAAGCGGCTCGATTCGCCGGAAAAAGTCGACGGCTCGGCGCAGTTCGGACTCGACGTGCGGCTGCCCGGGATGGTCTACGCGGCGATCGTGAACTGTCCGGTGTTCGGCGGCATGCTCGCGAGCGTCGACGATACGAACGCGAAGAAGATCCCCGGCGTGCGTCAGGTCGTGAAGGTCGACAACGCGGTCGCGGTGATCGGCGATCACACGTGGGCCGCGAAACGCGGCGCCGCTGCGCTCGACATCAAATGGAACGAAGGCGCGGCCGCGAATCTGTCGATGAAGCAGATCGTCGCGGAACTCGCGCAGGCGTCGCAGCGCAACGGTGCGGTCGCGCGCAAGGAAGGCGATGTCGGCAAGGCGTTCTCGAACGCGAAGACGCGCGTCGATGCGGTGTATCAGCAGCCGTTCCTCGCGCACGCGACGATGGAGCCGATCAACTGCACGGTGCACGTGCAGCCGGATCAGTGCGAAATCTGGGTCGGCACGCAGGTGCCGACGCGCGCACGCGATGCAGGCGCGGCCGTCACCGGGCTGCCGGCCGACAAGATCATCGTGCATAACTTTCTGCTCGGCGGCGGCTTCGGGCGACGGCTCGAAGTGGATGCGATCACGCAGGCGCTGAAAATCGGCAAGGTGATCGGCGTGCCGGTCAAGGTCGTGTGGACGCGCGAGGAAGACATCCAGCACGACATGTACCGCCCGTACTACTACGACGTGATTTCGGCGGGGCTCGACGCGAACGGCAAACCGATTGCGTGGCAGCACCGCATCGTTGGCTCGTCGATCATGGCGCGCTTCGCGCCGCCGGCATTCAAGAACGGGCTCGATCCGGATGCGGTGGAAGTCGCCGCCGATCTGCCGTACGACCTGCCGAATCAACTGGTCGATTATGTGCGCCAGGAACCTGCGACGATCCCGACCGCGTTCTGGCGCGGCGTCGGACCGACGCGTGGGACGTTCGTCGTCGAGAGTTTCGTCGACGAACTGGCCGCGCAGGCGAAGGTGGACCCGGTGAAGTACCGGCGCGATCTGCTCGGCAAATCGCCGCGCGCGCTCAATGTGCTCGACGTCGCGACGAAAGCGGCCGGCTGGGACGGCACCGCGCGGCCGAAGGGGCAAGGGCGCGGCGTGTCGGTGATGCATGCGTTCGGCAGCTTCTTCTCGATGGTCGTCGACGTGACGATCGATCAGGGCGAAGTGACGGTGAACCACGTCTATTGCGCAGTCGACTGCGGGATGACGGTCAATCCGAACACGATCGAGGCGCAGGTGCAGGGCGGCATCATCTTCGGCATCACGGCTGCGTTGTACAGCGAGATCACGATCGCCGACGGCCGCGTGCAGCAGAACAACTTCACCGACTACCGGATGCTGCGGATCGACCAGACCCCGCCGATCGAAGTGCATATCGTGAAGAGCGGCGAGGCGCCGGGCGGCATCGGCGAGCCGGGCACCTCCGCGCTCGCGCCGGCACTGGCGAACGCGATCTACGCAGCGACGGGCACGCGGCTGCATCATCTGCCGGTCGGTGCGCAGTTGAAAACCGCGTGA
- a CDS encoding amino acid ABC transporter permease — protein MTYAFDFSGFGPYAGMLVRGAGVTLGLTAISTALGGLVGVAGASVAVAGPKWARALIAAYVEVIRNTPFLVQLFFVFFGLPSLGIHIDEIQAAILAMTVNLGAYAIEIVRAGIDSIPLGQVQAAHALGLQGRQVFRYVVLPQAIANVFPALLSQVLIVMLGSAVVSQISVPDLTYAANFIQSRNFRSFESYLIITVVYLVLSIVLRQLMSRLGRGLFAGRAARVSSTGPGASRSPFMRLIMRNNGAQPLPTTERPQ, from the coding sequence ATGACGTACGCGTTCGACTTCAGCGGCTTCGGCCCCTATGCAGGCATGCTCGTGCGCGGCGCGGGCGTGACGCTCGGCCTGACCGCGATCTCGACGGCGCTCGGCGGACTCGTCGGTGTGGCCGGCGCGAGCGTCGCGGTGGCCGGCCCAAAGTGGGCGCGTGCGCTAATCGCGGCGTACGTCGAGGTGATCCGCAACACGCCGTTTCTCGTGCAGCTGTTCTTCGTGTTCTTCGGGCTGCCGAGCCTCGGCATCCATATCGACGAAATCCAGGCTGCCATCCTCGCGATGACCGTCAATCTCGGTGCGTACGCGATCGAGATCGTCCGCGCGGGTATCGATTCGATTCCGCTCGGCCAGGTGCAGGCCGCGCATGCACTCGGGCTGCAGGGGCGCCAGGTGTTTCGCTACGTCGTGCTGCCGCAGGCGATCGCCAATGTGTTCCCCGCGTTGCTGAGCCAGGTGCTGATCGTGATGCTCGGCTCGGCGGTCGTGTCGCAGATCTCGGTGCCCGATCTGACCTACGCAGCGAACTTCATCCAGTCGCGCAATTTCCGCTCGTTCGAGAGCTATCTGATTATCACGGTCGTCTATCTCGTTCTGTCGATCGTGCTGCGGCAACTGATGAGCCGGCTCGGTCGGGGACTGTTCGCTGGCCGTGCGGCGCGTGTTTCGTCTACGGGTCCGGGCGCATCGAGAAGCCCGTTCATGCGACTCATCATGCGCAACAACGGCGCTCAACCGCTGCCCACGACGGAACGCCCGCAATGA
- a CDS encoding BON domain-containing protein — protein sequence MKVINAVKIVGSALVVLASLNAYAQASDTDAAASATPAASAKAQKKAVRSENRALQHKVRTALTKAGGISTSNITVRARGGDVTLQGSVPEQGQSDKATEAAQGVAGVKSVKNALAIRPQGQ from the coding sequence ATGAAGGTAATCAACGCAGTCAAGATCGTCGGTAGCGCGCTCGTCGTGCTGGCATCGCTCAACGCGTATGCACAAGCGAGCGACACTGACGCCGCAGCGTCGGCGACGCCTGCCGCTTCGGCGAAGGCTCAGAAGAAAGCAGTCCGTTCCGAAAACCGCGCACTGCAACACAAGGTGCGTACCGCGCTGACCAAGGCAGGTGGCATCAGCACGTCGAACATCACGGTCCGCGCACGCGGCGGCGACGTGACGCTGCAAGGCTCGGTGCCCGAACAGGGACAAAGCGACAAGGCCACCGAAGCCGCACAAGGCGTGGCCGGCGTGAAGTCCGTGAAGAACGCACTGGCGATCCGTCCGCAAGGCCAGTAA
- a CDS encoding calcium:proton antiporter: MTTTSTALPRWTIAVPIAAWIVLGVSLALPGNGWLLALVALALAGSVFAAVHHAEVVAHRVGEPFGTLVLAIAVTVIEVALIVSVMLGAGPEKAGLARDTVFAAVMIVCNGIVGLCLLAGGLRHREQDFQIRGASAALSVLAVLSVLTLVMPNYTSTELGPVLTPSQLAFAGISSLVLYGVFVFVQTVRHRDFFLADSVRPGDENAHAAPPSNTVTTLSSVLLVVCLVAVVVLAKLLSPAVERAVLGAGLPEAVVGVVIAALVLLPEGLAALRAARADRLQTSLNLALGSALASIGLTIPTVAVVFLWTGQPLALGLGGKETVLLFLTLLVGTFTLSTGRTNILQGAVHLSLFAAYLFLSLAP, translated from the coding sequence ATGACAACGACCTCGACCGCGCTGCCTCGCTGGACGATCGCCGTGCCGATCGCCGCATGGATCGTCCTCGGCGTATCGCTCGCACTGCCCGGCAACGGCTGGCTGCTCGCGCTGGTCGCGCTCGCGCTGGCCGGCTCGGTGTTCGCGGCGGTCCATCATGCCGAGGTCGTCGCGCATCGGGTCGGCGAGCCGTTCGGCACGCTGGTCCTCGCGATCGCGGTCACGGTGATCGAGGTCGCGCTGATCGTGTCGGTGATGCTCGGCGCGGGCCCGGAGAAAGCCGGGCTCGCACGCGACACCGTGTTCGCGGCGGTGATGATCGTGTGCAACGGCATCGTCGGGTTGTGTCTGCTGGCCGGTGGTCTGCGGCATCGCGAGCAGGACTTCCAGATCCGCGGTGCGAGTGCCGCGCTGTCGGTACTCGCGGTGCTGTCCGTGCTCACGCTCGTCATGCCGAACTATACGAGCACCGAACTCGGCCCGGTGCTCACGCCGTCGCAACTGGCGTTCGCGGGGATCTCGTCGCTGGTGCTGTACGGCGTGTTCGTGTTCGTGCAGACCGTCCGGCATCGCGACTTCTTCCTCGCCGACAGCGTACGGCCCGGCGACGAAAACGCGCACGCGGCGCCGCCCAGCAATACCGTGACGACCCTCAGCAGCGTGCTGCTGGTGGTGTGTCTCGTCGCGGTCGTGGTGCTCGCGAAGCTGCTGTCGCCGGCCGTCGAACGCGCGGTACTCGGCGCCGGCTTGCCCGAAGCCGTGGTCGGTGTCGTGATCGCCGCGCTCGTGCTGCTGCCCGAAGGGCTCGCCGCGTTGCGCGCAGCACGTGCCGACCGCCTGCAGACGAGCCTGAATCTCGCGCTCGGCTCCGCGCTCGCGAGCATTGGACTGACGATCCCGACCGTCGCGGTGGTCTTCCTGTGGACCGGCCAGCCGCTCGCGCTCGGTCTTGGTGGCAAGGAAACGGTGCTGCTGTTCCTGACGCTGCTGGTCGGCACGTTCACGCTGAGCACCGGACGCACCAACATCCTGCAAGGCGCCGTGCATCTGTCGCTGTTCGCCGCGTATCTGTTTCTGTCGCTTGCACCTTAG